A stretch of Arachis hypogaea cultivar Tifrunner chromosome 15, arahy.Tifrunner.gnm2.J5K5, whole genome shotgun sequence DNA encodes these proteins:
- the LOC112751662 gene encoding AT-hook motif nuclear-localized protein 7 produces the protein MEKEDIFGSGHAVKADEAPGGFHVAPRSENIQFSAPTAEPPQQPVVPATAMVAVTPATGTDGKKKRGRPRKYGPDGKLTPEAAAKALSPMPISASIPLTGEFSGWKKGRGKAVESMKKSYKFFEFENAGGPGNGIAYSVGANFTPHILTVNAGEDVTMKIMSFSQDGSRAICILSANGTISNVTLRQPTSSGGTLTYEGRFEILSLSGSYMPTENGFTRSRSGGMSVSLAGPDGRVMGGGLAGLLVAAGPVQVVVGSFIPGHQLEHKQKKQRVEHHISSTISAPLNVPTISAEEMKITLGGVKPFMTPPSVPFQVENIPPPPPAFVNGQCSLNSSGDDDDEEDASLHEKESNPSLSDPAGVAC, from the exons atggaaaaagaagatatttttggTTCCGGGCATGCGGTCAAGGCTGATGAGGCTCCAGGGGGCTTCCACGTGGCACCAAGAAGTGAAAATATACAGTTTTCTGCACCCACGGCGGAGCCACCGCAGCAGCCGGTGGTTCCGGCCACGGCTATGGTGGCAGTAACACCGGCGACAGGGACGGATGggaagaagaagagggggaggcCTAGAAAGTATGGACCGGACGGCAAGTTGACGCCGGAGGCAGCGGCGAAGGCGTTGTCTCCGATGCCGATATCGGCATCGATTCCGTTGACCGGAGAGTTCTCAGGGTGGAAAAAGGGTAGAGGAAAGGCTGTTGAATCAATGAAGAAGTCATATaaattttttgagtttgaaaatgCTGGAGGACCAG GTAATGGAATTGCATACTCAGTTGGTGCCAACTTCACACCTCACATTCTTACAGTAAATGCTGGAGAG GATGTTACTATGAAGATTATGTCCTTTTCTCAGGACGGATCCCGCGCCATATGCATTCTCTCTGCCAATGGCACGATTTCAAATGTCACGCTCCGTCAACCAACTTCTTCCGGCGGCACTTTAACATATGAG GGACGGTTCGAGATTCTTTCCTTGTCTGGCTCATATATGCCAACCGAGAACGGATTCACAAGGAGCAGATCTGGTGGGATGAGTGTTTCTTTGGCAGGTCCAGATGGTCGAGTAATGGGAGGAGGACTTGCCGGTTTGCTGGTAGCTGCAGGTCCTGTGCAG GTTGTTGTTGGTAGTTTCATTCCAGGTCACCAGTTAGAACATAAACAAAAGAAGCAAAGGGTGGAACATCATATATCATCAACTATATCGGCTCCACTTAATGTTCCTACTATTTCTGCTGAAGAAATGAAGATAACTCTTGGTGGAGTGAAGCCTTTCATGACACCCCCTTCGGTTCCTTTTCAAGTTGAAAacattcctcctcctcctcctgcgTTTGTCAACGGCCAATGTTCTCTGAACTCATCTGGTGACGACGATGATGAAGAAGATGCTTCTTTGCATGAGAAAGAATCTAATCCTAGTCTTTCAGATCCTGCTGGAGTTGCATGCTAA
- the LOC112751663 gene encoding 65-kDa microtubule-associated protein 9 produces MSEPRKNSFIHELQIIWDEVGESETDKDRMLFELEEECIELYRRKVDQANWSRVQLRQEIADCEAELATICSALAERPIHIRQDQNVGSLKQELARIYPELEEMRKRKSDRRNQLIDVREQIQSISNELYSPGEHAPPVIDENDLSLRKLEELHRQLYALQKEKSDRLKTVQDHLRTLNSLCSVLGLDFKETIDRVHPSLGNSEGYKSIDNDTIKQMTVAIQDLREIKLQRMEKLQDIATTMLELWHLMDTPVEEQQMFQNVTCNIAASEDEITEPNTLSEGFISHVEEEVLRLEALKSSKMKELVLKKRAELEEICQKTHLVPELDSALEYAIETIESGTVDPAWVLEQLELHIAKVKEEAFSRKDILEKVEKWLSACEEESWLEEYNKDENRYNAGRGTHLNLKRAEKARALVTKIPGMVEALNSKTTEWEQERGIEFKYDDARLLSMLEDYTNSRQEKEQERRKLRNLKKHQGQLIAEQEVLYGSKPSPKANSAKKLSRQSSTTGSGRRTSLGASSKLEAKATHSYFSSAKTGVDIAHSPLEKTLFGSGSVRKIDSPSARQPFSPISSTESSKANSASTTDELKMQQTEELVKTLTLYNMPFTSPSKTSTVVDEENKTPKAMPFSLFSSTLPPNSSNESDIQTQNLQKTITLHNLPFSTPSKTATETVVDEGYGTPKVMAIPVPTTPSSVPFGGYSAQETEYSFEERRLGCVFE; encoded by the exons ATGTCTGAACCTCGAAAAAATTCCTTTATTCACGAGCTTCAG ATAATATGGGATGAAGTTGGGGAGTCCGAGACTGACAAGGATAGGATGTTGTTTGAGCTTGAAGAAGAGTGTATAGAACTATACAGAAGAAAGGTAGATCAAGCAAATTGGTCCAGAGTTCAACTAAGGCAGGAAATCGCCGACTGCGAGGCAGAGCTTGCAACTATCTGTTCAGCATTGGCAGAGAGACCGATTCACATTAGGCAG GATCAAAATGTTGGAAGCTTGAAGCAAGAGCTAGCAAGAATTTACCCAGAGCTGGAGGAAATGCGGAAAAGGAAGTCTGATCGTAGAAATCAACTTATAGATGTTCGTGAGCAGATTCAAAGTATCTCAAATGAGTTGTATAGTCCTGGAGAGCACGCTCCACCCGTTATAGATGAAAATGATTTATCATTGAGAAAGCTTGAAGAATTGCATAGGCAGCTTTATGCACTACAAAAGGAGAAG AGCGATCGCCTGAAGACAGTCCAGGACCACTTGCGTACCTTAAATTCTCTTTGTTCGGTACTCGGTTTGGACTTCAAGGAGACAATAGACAGAGTTCATCCTAGTTTAGGAAATTCAGAGGGATATAAGAGTATAGATAATGATACTATCAAGCAAATGACTGTTGCTATACAAGATCTGCGAGAAATTAAATTACAGAGAATGGAGAAG ctgcaagatatTGCAACAACAATGTTGGAACTCTGGCATTTGATGGATACGCCTGTTGAAGAGCAACAGATGTTTCAAAATGTTACTTGTAATATAGCTGCTTCAGAAGATGAAATAACCGAACCAAACACTTTGTCCGAGGGCTTCATCAGTCAT gttgaagaagaagtgttAAGGTTAGAAGCGTTAAAATCAAGCAAAATGAAAGAGCTTGTTTTGAAGAAAAGAGCAGAGCTAGAGGAGATTTGTCAGAAGACTCATTTGGTTCCAGAACTTGATAGTGCACTGGAATATGCTATTGAAACTATTGAATCTG GAACTGTGGACCCTGCTTGGGTTCTTGAACAACTTGAACTTCATATTGCCAAAGTCAAAGAGGAAGCATTTAGCAGAAAAGATATACTCGAAAAGGTTGAGAAATGGTTATCAGCATGTGAAGAAGAGTCTTGGCTTGAGGAATACAACAAG GATGAAAATCGATATAATGCTGGTAGAGGTACTCATCTTAATCTCAAGCGAGCTGAGAAAGCTCGTGCCTTGGTTACCAAAATTCCAG GAATGGTAGAGGCATTGAATTCAAAAACTACAGAATGGGAACAAGAGAGAGGCATTGAGTTCAAATATGATGAT GCCCGTCTGCTCTCCATGCTTGAAGATTACACCAACTCGCGGCAAGAAAAAGAGCAAGAGCGTCGTAAGCTGCGG AACCTGAAGAAACATCAGGGACAATTGATAGCAGAACAGGAAGTACTATATGGGTCAAAACCAAGCCCAAAGGCTAATAGTGCAAAAAAGCTTTCAAGGCAGTCAAGTACAACTGGATCTGGTAGAAGAACCTCCCTTGGTGCAAGTTCAAAACTGGAAGCGAAAGCTACTCACTCATATTTCTCATCAG CTAAAACAGGAGTTGATATTGCTCATTCTCCTTTGGAAAAAACCTTATTTGGTAGTGGAAGTGTTCGCAAGATAGATTCTCCTTCAGCGAGACAACCTTTTTCACCCATCTCTTCGACAGAATCATCAAAAGCAAACTCAGCAAGTACCAcagatgaactaaaaatgcagCAGACTGAGGAGTTGGTGAAAACATTAACACTTTACAATATGCCATTCACTAGTCCCTCAAAGACATCAACAGTGGTAGATGAAGAGAATAAAACCCCAAAAGCAATgccattttctctcttctcttcaacATTACCACCAAATTCCTCAAATGAATCAGATATACAGACTCAGAATTTACAGAAGACAATAACACTACACAATTTGCCATTCTCTACTCCTTCAAAGACAGCAACAGAAACAGTGGTAGATGAAGGGTATGGCACTCCAAAGGTAATGGCTATTCCTGTTCCAACTACACCTTCATCAGTTCCTTTTGGAGGATACTCGGCTCAAGAAACTGAATATTCCTTTGAGGAAAGAAGGCTTGGTTGTGTGTTTGAATGA